Proteins co-encoded in one Candidatus Blochmannia sp. SNP genomic window:
- a CDS encoding FAD-dependent monooxygenase, whose translation MNKFDILIINQGISGLALACGLNDCFRIAIIEHRSHLNISEIDQWNIKSSLVNITSLKILQYLKIWNQNLAHFSSSLYKLEILKKNNIKKTVFNSGYLGYLELGYIIDDHLIYQALISRARQLRNIIFIDSHSPYTISYHEDFALVIVNNNYIFKAKLVIGADGIDSLIRKNASISLIFKDTKYYGLTTTIYTEKNHKNTLRFIIHNNGLLILLPLKNTHLSVVFWLLPPHAAKKYLYVSNSAQSINYDLIEICNILGQCIIHNDTKYKIFIPRIQYAHNFINHRLILLGKAAYLICPLFFKNINLELMDAAILSNYLKKLRKNNKDIGDYNYLKYYERSIKYRITKNLINISYLHMLFHNKNYFLEYIQYFIFYLINTMPNLKIRILHHIMGLDDLPKWLLQDHYD comes from the coding sequence GTGAATAAATTTGATATACTTATCATAAATCAAGGGATTTCCGGGCTCGCATTAGCTTGTGGGTTAAATGATTGTTTTCGTATTGCAATCATAGAACATAGAAGTCATCTAAATATTTCTGAAATAGATCAATGGAACATCAAATCGTCGTTAGTTAATATCACCAGTTTAAAAATACTTCAGTATTTAAAAATCTGGAATCAGAATCTAGCACACTTTTCTAGTTCATTATATAAATTAGAGATTCTTAAAAAAAATAATATAAAAAAAACTGTTTTTAATTCTGGTTATTTAGGATATCTTGAGCTAGGATACATTATTGATGATCATTTAATATATCAGGCTCTAATTAGTCGTGCGCGACAATTAAGAAATATTATATTTATAGATTCACATTCACCTTATACAATAAGTTATCATGAAGATTTCGCACTTGTTATAGTAAATAATAACTATATATTCAAAGCTAAATTGGTAATAGGCGCAGATGGAATCGACTCTTTAATAAGAAAGAATGCAAGTATTTCGTTAATATTTAAAGATACAAAATATTATGGATTAACAACTACCATTTACACTGAAAAAAATCACAAAAACACTCTTCGTTTCATTATTCACAATAACGGCTTGTTAATATTATTGCCATTAAAAAATACACATCTTTCAGTTGTTTTTTGGTTATTACCACCACATGCAGCTAAAAAATATCTATACGTATCCAACTCCGCTCAATCTATTAATTATGATTTAATAGAAATCTGCAATATATTAGGTCAGTGCATTATACATAATGATACAAAATATAAAATTTTTATACCGAGAATACAATATGCACACAACTTTATAAATCATCGTTTAATATTGCTAGGAAAAGCTGCATATCTTATATGTCCTTTATTTTTTAAAAATATTAATTTAGAACTTATGGATGCAGCAATTCTATCAAATTATCTAAAAAAATTAAGAAAAAATAATAAAGATATTGGAGATTATAATTATTTAAAATATTATGAACGCAGTATAAAATATAGGATAACTAAAAATTTAATAAATATCTCGTATCTTCACATGTTATTTCATAATAAGAATTATTTCCTGGAATACATACAATATTTTATTTTTTATCTCATCAACACTATGCCCAATTTAAAAATACGCATATTACATCATATTATGGGTTTAGATGATTTGCCAAAATGGTTGCTACAGGATCATTATGATTAA
- the ygfZ gene encoding tRNA-modifying protein YgfZ, with protein MLPNIVFSKQYPVSSEDLPLTFISLEEWVLVRSYGQDVMQYLHNQFTCDIKNLDKYEYRFSAYCNPKGKVLSNMYVFHLKNQEMAFIERLNICEKQIVEMKKYIVSSNVVITPDYNVILIGIAGMNARKYLSVCFSVVPTEKHTVVHEKDVTILYFSAPKERFLLIINKKSTLDYLLSKQQFYCIQFNDSRQWELLDIEAGYPIIELVTSELFVPQAVNMDILQGISFNKGCYLGQESIARIQYRGSNKKELYRLIGTIDYKNKYKFPTAGDWIELKLSNQNWKNIGVILQSCQIKKNNVWLQAVLNRSILNSSELRIKNMKTNDSFIFSIIDFNKFK; from the coding sequence GTGTTGCCTAATATAGTTTTTTCAAAGCAGTACCCTGTATCTTCAGAAGATTTACCATTAACATTTATATCTTTAGAAGAATGGGTATTAGTAAGATCATATGGACAAGATGTTATGCAATATTTGCATAATCAATTTACTTGCGATATTAAAAATTTAGATAAATATGAATATAGATTTTCCGCATATTGTAATCCAAAAGGAAAAGTGCTTAGCAATATGTATGTTTTTCATCTTAAAAATCAAGAAATGGCGTTTATAGAACGTCTAAATATATGTGAAAAACAGATTGTAGAAATGAAAAAATATATAGTTTCTTCTAATGTTGTTATTACTCCTGATTATAATGTAATACTCATTGGAATTGCCGGAATGAACGCAAGAAAGTATTTAAGTGTATGTTTTTCGGTTGTTCCAACCGAAAAACATACAGTAGTACATGAAAAAGATGTTACTATACTATATTTTAGTGCTCCGAAGGAACGTTTTTTGTTAATAATTAACAAAAAATCAACATTAGATTACTTGTTAAGCAAACAACAGTTCTATTGTATACAATTTAACGATAGTCGTCAGTGGGAATTATTAGATATAGAAGCAGGTTATCCGATTATTGAATTAGTAACTAGTGAGTTATTTGTGCCCCAAGCGGTTAACATGGATATATTACAGGGGATTAGTTTTAATAAAGGTTGTTATCTTGGGCAAGAATCTATTGCACGTATTCAGTATCGTGGGAGCAATAAGAAAGAGTTATATAGATTAATTGGTACCATTGATTATAAGAATAAATACAAATTTCCTACAGCTGGTGATTGGATAGAATTAAAATTAAGTAATCAAAATTGGAAAAATATTGGCGTCATTTTACAATCTTGTCAAATTAAAAAAAATAATGTATGGCTGCAAGCAGTATTAAATAGATCAATTTTAAATTCCTCAGAATTAAGAATTAAAAACATGAAAACTAATGACAGTTTTATTTTTTCTATTATTGATTTTAATAAATTTAAATAA
- a CDS encoding YqgE/AlgH family protein, which produces MHEITNLQNYFLIAMPALQDPLFKQSVVYICEHNDTGAMGIVINKLVEKCTVETILHNLKVVSPVRDPSIRLDNPVFSGGPLLDDRGFILHTPKKGFGSSVNISSKAMITTSRDILETLGTPNQPKDVLVALGYSGWSKGQLEHELMENAWLTVPANETILFHTPIIARWSAAAKILGIDIRNITDQTGRA; this is translated from the coding sequence ATGCATGAGATAACAAATTTACAAAATTATTTTCTAATAGCTATGCCCGCTCTGCAAGATCCATTGTTTAAACAGTCAGTAGTATATATTTGCGAGCATAATGATACAGGAGCTATGGGTATAGTTATCAATAAATTAGTTGAAAAATGTACGGTAGAAACTATATTACATAATTTGAAGGTTGTATCTCCTGTACGAGATCCATCTATTCGATTAGATAATCCAGTATTTTCTGGAGGACCTTTATTAGATGACCGAGGTTTTATTTTACATACTCCTAAAAAAGGTTTTGGATCTAGTGTTAATATTTCTTCAAAAGCCATGATCACTACATCTAGAGATATCTTAGAAACTTTAGGAACTCCTAATCAACCAAAAGATGTATTGGTGGCGCTTGGTTATTCTGGTTGGTCTAAAGGTCAATTAGAACATGAATTAATGGAAAATGCTTGGCTTACTGTTCCTGCTAATGAAACAATTTTATTTCATACTCCTATTATTGCTCGTTGGAGCGCAGCTGCAAAAATATTAGGAATTGATATTCGTAATATTACAGATCAAACAGGTCGTGCTTAA
- the ruvX gene encoding Holliday junction resolvase RuvX produces the protein MSTINIIMGFDFGTKNIGVAIGQKLTCTVRPLTVLQSQSGIPNWGGIKDIYNIWKPVVMVVGLPLKINGEEQSITILARRFAKQLKKQFPVTVKMHDERFSTSEARLDYFENHHNYLYARQDIKINAIAAGVILKSWLNQSF, from the coding sequence ATGTCAACTATTAATATAATAATGGGTTTTGATTTTGGCACTAAAAATATAGGAGTCGCAATTGGTCAAAAATTGACTTGTACTGTAAGGCCTCTTACTGTATTGCAATCGCAATCTGGTATACCCAATTGGGGGGGGATTAAAGATATTTATAATATATGGAAACCAGTAGTAATGGTAGTAGGATTACCTTTGAAGATAAATGGAGAGGAACAATCTATTACTATTTTAGCAAGAAGATTTGCTAAGCAATTAAAGAAACAGTTTCCTGTTACAGTAAAGATGCATGATGAGCGGTTTAGTACGAGTGAAGCACGTTTAGATTATTTTGAAAATCATCACAATTATTTATACGCACGACAGGATATTAAAATAAATGCAATTGCAGCTGGAGTAATTTTAAAAAGTTGGTTAAATCAGTCTTTTTGA
- the ubiH gene encoding 2-octaprenyl-6-methoxyphenyl hydroxylase, producing the protein MSIIIHGGGMTGAILALMLFKLTKGDLEISLIEQHSPYCCDTQLSLNTYPPHVIALSRGAYYELIRVNIDSILSSCSTVIKQVEISEYNRLHKIFINAQDHQLSELGYVIELNIFRKKLFNFLQKKSSVTIYCPATLKKIKREKKKNIVTLDNGHQIVSKLIVAADGAYSTLATNCGMKWFRYNYQQIAVVSKITTEIPHFGRAFEKFTEHGPLAMLPMSNNFNFLIWCISNKQQQEVSRWNKKKFSQELQNIFGWKLGKILNIETRCFYNLWLTRAQSHISHRLALVGNAAQNLHPIAGQGCNLGLRDIVVLSKIITQALYQNIDIGDYSVLNTYQKHRYLDQYRTIKITDGLVRLFSNHYLPLIIARNVGLFFVSYSTILQRLLVNTILNWKTD; encoded by the coding sequence ATGTCTATTATTATACATGGTGGAGGAATGACAGGCGCGATACTAGCGTTAATGCTATTTAAATTAACTAAAGGGGATTTAGAAATATCTTTAATAGAACAACACTCTCCTTACTGTTGTGATACACAATTATCTTTAAATACATATCCTCCTCACGTAATAGCATTATCACGAGGAGCTTATTATGAATTGATACGAGTTAATATAGATTCAATTTTATCTTCTTGCAGTACTGTTATAAAACAAGTAGAAATTAGTGAATATAATAGATTACATAAAATATTTATCAATGCTCAAGATCATCAATTATCAGAATTAGGTTATGTTATTGAGCTAAATATTTTTAGAAAAAAGTTATTTAATTTTTTACAAAAAAAATCAAGCGTAACCATATATTGTCCCGCTACTCTAAAAAAAATTAAACGCGAAAAAAAAAAAAATATAGTCACTTTAGATAATGGTCATCAAATAGTTTCAAAATTAATAGTAGCAGCAGACGGCGCCTATTCAACATTAGCTACTAACTGCGGTATGAAATGGTTTAGGTATAATTATCAACAAATTGCTGTAGTTTCTAAAATTACTACTGAAATACCTCATTTTGGAAGAGCTTTTGAAAAATTTACAGAACATGGACCATTAGCTATGCTGCCTATGTCCAATAATTTTAACTTTTTGATTTGGTGCATATCCAACAAACAACAACAAGAAGTATCTAGATGGAACAAAAAAAAATTTTCTCAAGAACTGCAAAATATATTTGGGTGGAAATTAGGAAAAATTTTAAATATAGAAACGCGATGTTTTTATAATCTCTGGCTAACACGTGCTCAAAGCCACATTAGTCACAGACTGGCATTAGTCGGCAATGCAGCTCAGAATTTACATCCTATAGCTGGACAAGGATGTAATCTTGGATTACGTGATATTGTAGTTTTATCAAAAATAATTACGCAGGCATTATATCAAAACATAGATATTGGAGATTATTCTGTGTTGAATACATATCAAAAACACAGATATTTAGATCAATATAGAACTATTAAAATCACCGATGGATTAGTGCGTTTATTCAGTAATCATTATTTACCATTAATTATTGCTCGAAACGTAGGTTTATTTTTTGTTAGCTATAGTACTATTCTGCAACGTCTTTTAGTAAATACGATATTAAACTGGAAAACCGATTAA
- the metK gene encoding methionine adenosyltransferase: MTQYLFTSESVSEGHPDKIADQISDAVLDSILAQDPRARVACETFIKTGVVVMGGEITTTAWVNMEEIARNTIRDIGYVRSDMGFDANSCVILSVINKQSSEIKHSIDHYSNVLKQGAGDQGLMFGYATNETNVLMPAPITYAHLLIKRKSQMRKNGVLPWLGLDAKSQVTVAYEDGKIIGIAAVVLSIQHTCDIKLIDLQEAVMEEIIKPVLPKKWLSDNTKFFINPGGCFVVGGPISDCGLTGRKIIVDTYGGMARHGGGSFSGKDPSKVDRSAAYGARYVAKNIVAAGLADRCELQVSYAIGMPNPISISIETFGTEKTSHDILIKIINNFFDFRPYGLITMLDLLKPIYRDTAVYGHFGREHFPWEKVDKVELLRDAAGLKFTSS, from the coding sequence ATGACGCAATATTTATTTACATCTGAATCTGTATCAGAAGGACACCCAGATAAAATTGCAGATCAAATTTCTGATGCCGTATTAGATTCTATTTTAGCGCAAGATCCAAGGGCTCGTGTTGCATGTGAAACATTTATAAAAACAGGTGTAGTAGTAATGGGGGGGGAAATTACCACTACTGCTTGGGTGAATATGGAAGAAATTGCTAGAAATACCATTCGTGATATTGGTTATGTTCGTTCAGATATGGGATTTGATGCAAATTCTTGTGTGATATTAAGTGTGATTAATAAACAATCTTCAGAGATTAAGCATAGCATAGATCATTATAGTAATGTTTTAAAACAAGGGGCGGGTGATCAAGGATTAATGTTTGGATACGCTACTAATGAAACTAACGTTTTAATGCCTGCTCCGATAACATATGCACATCTTTTGATCAAAAGAAAGTCTCAAATGAGAAAAAATGGAGTATTACCATGGTTAGGGTTAGACGCTAAAAGTCAGGTAACAGTTGCTTATGAAGATGGAAAAATAATCGGAATAGCTGCAGTTGTATTGTCCATTCAGCATACTTGTGATATAAAGTTGATAGATTTACAAGAAGCTGTGATGGAAGAAATTATTAAACCAGTATTACCTAAAAAATGGTTGTCTGATAATACTAAATTTTTTATTAATCCTGGTGGTTGTTTTGTTGTTGGCGGACCTATTAGTGACTGTGGTTTAACTGGAAGAAAAATTATTGTAGATACTTATGGAGGAATGGCTAGGCATGGTGGAGGGTCTTTTTCTGGAAAAGATCCATCAAAAGTAGATCGATCGGCCGCTTATGGAGCAAGATATGTTGCTAAAAATATTGTAGCAGCTGGGTTAGCAGATCGTTGTGAGCTTCAAGTTTCCTATGCAATTGGAATGCCAAATCCAATATCTATTAGTATTGAAACTTTTGGTACAGAAAAAACCTCACATGATATTTTGATAAAGATAATAAATAATTTTTTTGATTTCCGTCCTTATGGTTTAATTACTATGTTAGATTTGTTAAAACCAATTTATAGAGACACAGCTGTATATGGACATTTTGGTCGTGAACATTTTCCCTGGGAGAAAGTTGATAAAGTAGAATTACTTCGTGATGCAGCTGGTTTAAAATTTACATCTTCATAA
- a CDS encoding phosphoglycerate kinase — MNIIKISDLDLTDKRVLIRSDLNVPIKNGVITSNRKINASLPTIELALNKSKYVMVASHLGRPQEGNYDVQFSLQPVVEYLQKQLINQDIKKIRLVTDYLENTNFTEKELLILENVRFNKGEKKDDEILSKKYAMLCDVFVMDAFGSAHRTQASTHGISKFVSLACSGLLLQKELEALSKALHNPIRPMVAIVGGSKVSTKLTVLDSLSKISDYLIVGGGIANTFLAAQGKKVGKSLYEEELILTAKRLLENCDIPTLTDVRVSTEFSETAQATMKAVIDIKDDEQILDLGDESIARILDILKCAKTILWNGPIGVFEFPNFRTGTEMISHAIAKSNAFSIVGGGDTLMAIDLFGVSDQISYISTGGGAFLEFIEGKTFPSVKMLEKHAIK; from the coding sequence ATGAATATCATAAAAATAAGTGACTTAGATCTGACGGATAAGCGTGTTTTAATTCGTTCTGATTTAAACGTACCTATTAAAAATGGAGTTATTACTTCTAACAGAAAAATTAATGCATCACTACCTACTATTGAATTAGCTTTAAATAAAAGTAAATATGTTATGGTAGCTTCTCATCTAGGTAGGCCACAAGAAGGAAATTATGATGTGCAATTTTCTTTACAGCCCGTGGTTGAATATTTACAAAAACAATTAATCAATCAAGATATAAAAAAAATACGATTAGTTACAGATTACTTAGAGAACACAAACTTTACAGAAAAAGAATTGTTAATTTTAGAAAATGTACGATTTAATAAAGGAGAAAAAAAAGATGATGAAATATTATCAAAAAAATATGCGATGTTGTGTGATGTATTTGTCATGGATGCATTTGGCAGTGCTCATCGTACACAAGCTTCTACGCACGGTATCAGCAAATTTGTTTCTTTAGCTTGTTCTGGGCTCTTACTACAAAAAGAACTGGAAGCTCTAAGTAAGGCACTGCATAATCCTATAAGACCAATGGTTGCAATAGTTGGAGGATCTAAAGTATCCACTAAATTAACTGTTTTGGACTCCTTATCAAAGATTTCAGATTATCTCATAGTAGGAGGAGGTATCGCAAACACCTTCTTGGCAGCTCAAGGAAAAAAAGTAGGTAAATCTTTATATGAAGAAGAATTAATACTTACAGCAAAACGTCTTTTAGAAAATTGTGATATACCTACTCTTACTGACGTAAGAGTAAGCACAGAATTTTCAGAAACTGCTCAAGCAACTATGAAAGCTGTAATTGATATTAAAGATGATGAGCAAATCCTTGATTTAGGTGATGAATCTATTGCTAGAATATTAGATATTTTAAAATGTGCTAAAACTATTCTTTGGAATGGTCCTATTGGAGTGTTTGAATTTCCAAATTTTAGAACAGGAACAGAAATGATATCTCATGCTATTGCTAAAAGTAATGCTTTTTCTATTGTTGGCGGAGGAGATACTTTAATGGCTATTGATTTATTTGGCGTTTCTGATCAGATTTCTTATATTTCTACCGGAGGTGGTGCTTTCTTAGAATTTATTGAAGGAAAAACATTTCCGTCGGTAAAAATGCTTGAAAAACATGCTATTAAATAA
- the fbaA gene encoding class II fructose-bisphosphate aldolase: MIKIIDSIKPGVVTGNDVQKIFNFAKKNNFALPAVNCIGMDSINAALEAAANMRSPIILQFSKKGSAFMAGYGLNNHKDDDSAAVLGAISGSLHVHHIARHYDIPVILHTDHCTKKNLSWIDALLDLGSKHFYKTGNPLFSSHMIDLSEESLKENIEISSKYLSRMDKLNMTLEIELGCTGGEEDGIDHYHLNHELLYTNPEDIAYAYEKLHIISPRFIIAASFGNVHGVYKPGNVRLDPKILQKSQKYVSKKFGLPNNFLNLVFHGGSGSTEKEIKEAISYGIVKMNIDTDIQWATWEGILKYYQHNKNFLQTQLGNPYGHEQPNKKFYDPRVWIRAGQTSMIKYLEKVFSTLNAINIL, from the coding sequence ATGATTAAGATTATTGATTCTATAAAACCAGGTGTAGTCACTGGCAACGATGTACAGAAGATATTTAATTTTGCAAAGAAAAATAATTTTGCTTTGCCGGCAGTAAATTGTATAGGTATGGATTCAATTAATGCTGCATTAGAAGCTGCAGCTAATATGAGATCTCCAATTATTTTGCAGTTTTCTAAAAAAGGATCTGCTTTTATGGCAGGATATGGTTTAAATAACCATAAAGATGATGATTCTGCAGCAGTATTAGGAGCTATTTCTGGAAGTTTACACGTACATCATATTGCTAGACACTATGACATCCCTGTCATTTTGCACACTGATCATTGCACCAAAAAGAATTTATCTTGGATCGATGCTCTACTAGATTTAGGATCAAAACATTTTTATAAAACCGGCAATCCATTATTTTCATCTCATATGATAGATCTGTCTGAAGAATCTTTAAAAGAAAATATAGAAATTAGCTCAAAATATTTAAGCCGCATGGACAAATTAAATATGACTTTAGAAATAGAGTTAGGTTGTACTGGAGGGGAAGAAGATGGTATTGATCATTATCATTTAAATCATGAACTTTTATATACAAATCCAGAAGATATAGCTTATGCTTATGAAAAATTACACATTATCAGCCCACGGTTCATTATAGCTGCATCATTTGGAAATGTTCATGGTGTATACAAACCTGGAAATGTACGATTAGACCCAAAAATACTTCAGAAATCACAAAAATATGTTTCTAAAAAATTTGGATTACCTAATAACTTTTTAAATTTAGTATTTCATGGAGGGTCTGGGTCCACAGAAAAAGAAATTAAAGAAGCCATCAGTTATGGTATTGTAAAAATGAACATTGATACCGATATACAATGGGCTACTTGGGAAGGAATTTTAAAATATTATCAACATAACAAAAATTTCCTCCAAACTCAATTAGGTAACCCATATGGACATGAACAACCAAATAAAAAATTTTATGACCCAAGGGTTTGGATTCGTGCAGGACAAACATCAATGATTAAATACTTAGAAAAAGTATTTTCTACTTTAAACGCTATTAACATTTTATAA
- the rpiA gene encoding ribose-5-phosphate isomerase RpiA has product MIKDKLKKSVAWAALKYIQSNKIIGIGTGSTVTYFIEALSSVKEKIEGVVSSSNYSSNQLKKLGIPIYNLNNLNELDVYVDSADEIDTHMQMIKGGGGALTKEKIIAAVAKKFICIVDSSKQVNILGRGPLPIEVIPMARSLVARELVRLGGLPEYRHNVITENGNNILDIYNMNISNASLLETKINNIPGVVSVGIFAQRRADIVLIGTKEGIKIII; this is encoded by the coding sequence ATGATAAAAGATAAATTAAAAAAATCAGTAGCTTGGGCAGCCCTAAAATACATTCAATCTAACAAAATTATAGGGATAGGAACAGGTTCAACCGTCACATATTTTATTGAAGCATTGAGTAGTGTAAAGGAAAAAATAGAAGGTGTAGTTTCTAGCTCAAACTATTCATCTAATCAATTAAAAAAATTGGGTATTCCTATATACAATCTTAATAATTTAAATGAATTAGATGTATATGTTGATAGTGCAGATGAAATTGATACTCATATGCAAATGATTAAAGGCGGCGGCGGGGCCTTAACCAAAGAAAAAATTATTGCTGCTGTAGCTAAAAAATTTATTTGTATTGTTGACAGTAGTAAACAAGTAAATATATTAGGACGCGGACCACTACCAATAGAAGTAATTCCTATGGCTCGTTCATTAGTAGCAAGAGAATTAGTACGTTTGGGTGGGTTACCAGAATATCGACATAATGTAATTACTGAAAATGGTAATAATATTTTGGATATATACAATATGAATATTTCTAATGCATCGTTACTAGAAACAAAAATTAACAATATCCCAGGAGTAGTAAGTGTTGGCATATTCGCGCAAAGACGAGCAGATATCGTATTAATTGGAACAAAAGAAGGCATAAAAATAATTATTTAA
- a CDS encoding 5-formyltetrahydrofolate cyclo-ligase gives MIIENMCIFHKKLYYKKSIREYIRIIRRSLTFQEQYIAAQLITNKIMAMDYIHKSKRIAVFIDFDGEIKTSLLIRTLLCMHKQIYLPVLPYSENECLLFLRYTFSTPLIYNRLNIYEPEWNVNSIISIEKLNVVFVPLVAFDNYGNRLGMGGGFYDRTLQNWKCQNNYIPIGLAYDFQRIPTQLLPMEKWDLTLPEIVTPSYHLISDVY, from the coding sequence ATGATAATAGAGAATATGTGTATTTTTCATAAGAAGTTATATTATAAAAAATCTATTCGTGAGTATATACGAATTATACGCCGTTCTTTGACATTTCAGGAGCAATATATAGCAGCTCAATTAATTACTAATAAGATTATGGCGATGGATTATATACATAAATCAAAACGTATAGCAGTATTTATTGATTTTGATGGAGAAATAAAAACTTCTTTGCTTATTCGAACTTTATTATGTATGCATAAACAAATATATTTACCAGTTTTACCTTATTCAGAAAATGAATGTTTGTTGTTTTTACGATATACATTTTCCACACCTCTCATATATAATCGTTTAAATATATATGAACCTGAATGGAATGTTAATTCCATTATTTCTATAGAGAAACTAAATGTTGTATTCGTTCCGTTAGTTGCGTTTGATAATTATGGGAATCGATTAGGAATGGGCGGTGGTTTTTATGACAGAACCTTACAAAATTGGAAATGTCAGAATAATTATATACCTATAGGATTAGCATATGACTTTCAAAGAATACCTACTCAATTACTTCCTATGGAAAAATGGGATCTAACGCTACCAGAAATTGTCACCCCATCTTATCATTTAATTTCAGATGTTTATTAA
- the speB gene encoding agmatinase produces the protein MYTLNYKYDNSLFSNAFGFLRFPLEFDPYNNNSDWVITGVPFDMATSGRSGSRFGPTAIRQASINLAWEDCRWPWSFNIRKNLHVVDCGDLIYKSGNIQDFVNSLQNHAEHLLISGKKMLSLGGDHYITLPILRAYSKIFGKIAIIHFDAHADYYDNDSKYDHGVIILHALNEELIDPIHSVQIGIRTEYKNHFGFTVLDAEYVNDICIDIIINKIKSVVKSFPIYVTFDIDCLDPAIAPGTGTPVIGGLTSYRVLKLIRSFTNLNIVGIDLVEVAPAYDCAQITALAAATLGLEMLYTQVKLKS, from the coding sequence ATGTATACTTTAAATTATAAATATGATAACTCTTTGTTTTCAAATGCTTTTGGTTTTTTAAGATTTCCATTAGAATTTGATCCTTATAATAATAATAGTGATTGGGTAATTACTGGAGTCCCTTTTGACATGGCTACTTCTGGACGATCAGGAAGTAGATTTGGACCAACTGCTATTCGACAAGCATCTATAAATTTGGCCTGGGAAGATTGTCGTTGGCCTTGGAGCTTTAATATACGAAAAAATTTACATGTAGTTGATTGTGGAGATTTAATATATAAATCTGGAAATATACAAGATTTCGTAAATTCTCTACAAAATCATGCTGAACATTTGTTAATTTCTGGAAAAAAAATGCTATCACTTGGAGGCGATCATTATATCACATTACCTATATTACGTGCATATTCAAAAATTTTTGGCAAAATCGCAATAATACACTTTGATGCACATGCAGATTATTACGACAATGATAGTAAATATGATCATGGTGTTATTATATTACATGCACTAAACGAAGAATTAATCGATCCTATACATTCAGTACAAATTGGTATTCGTACGGAATACAAAAATCATTTCGGATTTACAGTGTTAGATGCAGAATATGTTAACGACATATGCATAGATATTATTATAAATAAAATAAAATCTGTTGTTAAATCTTTTCCGATATATGTAACATTCGATATTGATTGCTTAGATCCAGCTATAGCGCCTGGCACTGGGACCCCGGTAATTGGCGGATTAACGAGTTATCGTGTTCTAAAATTAATACGAAGCTTTACAAACTTAAATATTGTAGGTATTGATTTAGTAGAAGTAGCTCCAGCTTATGATTGTGCACAAATCACTGCGTTAGCAGCTGCTACATTAGGATTAGAAATGCTTTATACTCAAGTAAAATTAAAGAGCTAA
- the zapA gene encoding cell division protein ZapA, translating into MPEKPIDIQIFGRTLRINCPSKQKDALNKAVEDLTKRLQDLKIKTRVTNAEQLVFIVALNICYELAQEKLKTREYAANIEQHILLLKKTIEEALIAHAHITERVDGTLECTKHI; encoded by the coding sequence ATGCCTGAAAAACCAATAGATATTCAAATTTTTGGCCGAACATTACGGATTAATTGTCCGTCTAAACAAAAAGATGCCTTAAATAAGGCAGTAGAGGATTTAACTAAACGTTTACAAGATTTGAAGATTAAAACAAGAGTGACTAATGCTGAACAATTAGTATTTATAGTTGCTTTAAATATATGTTATGAGTTAGCCCAAGAAAAATTGAAAACACGTGAATATGCAGCTAATATCGAGCAGCACATTCTTTTGTTGAAAAAAACAATCGAAGAAGCTTTAATTGCACATGCTCATATTACTGAGCGAGTTGATGGAACACTAGAATGCACTAAACATATATAG